A single window of Jaculus jaculus isolate mJacJac1 chromosome 14, mJacJac1.mat.Y.cur, whole genome shotgun sequence DNA harbors:
- the LOC123454744 gene encoding LOW QUALITY PROTEIN: F-box only protein 9-like (The sequence of the model RefSeq protein was modified relative to this genomic sequence to represent the inferred CDS: deleted 2 bases in 1 codon): MQLVPDIEFKITYTRSPDGDGIGNSYSEDDDDSKMADLLSCFQQQLTFQESALKLCQPELESSQTHISVLPMEVLMYIFRWVVSNDLDLRSLEQLSLVCRGFYICARDPEIWRLACLKVWGRSCIKLVPYSSWREMFLERPRVRFDGVYISKTTYIRQGEQSLDGFYRAWHQVEYYRYIRFFPDGHVMMLTTPEEPQSIVPRLRTRNTRTDAILLGHYRLSQDADNQTKVFAVITKKKEEKPLDYKYRYFCRVPVQEADHSFHVGLQLCSSGHQRFNKLIWIHHSCHITYKSTGETAVSAFEIDKMYTPLFFARVRSYTAFSERPL, from the exons ATGCAACTTGTACCTGATATAGAATTCAAGATTACTTATACCCGATCTCCAGATGGTGATGGCATTGGAAACAGCTACAGTGAAGACGATGATGATAGCAAGATGGCAGATCTCTTGTCCTGCTTCCAGCAACAGCTCACATTTCAGGAATCTGCACTCAAACTGTGTCAGCCCGAGCTTGAGAGCAGTCAGACTCACATATCAGTGCTGCCGATGGAAGTCCTGATGTACATCTTCCGGTGGGTGGTGTCTAATGACTTGGACCTCAGGTCATTAGAGCAGTTGTCGCTGGTGTGCAGAGGATTCTATATTTGTGCCAGAGACCCTGAAATATGGCGTTTGGCCTGCTTGAAAGTATGGGGTAGAAGCTGCATTAAGCTTGTTCCATACTCATCCTGGAGAGAGATGTTTTTAGAACGGCCTCGTGTTCGCTTTGATGGGGTGTATATCAGTAAAACTACATATATTCGTCAAGGAGAACAGTCTCTTGATGGTTTCTATAGAGCCTGGCACCAAGTGGAATATTACAGGTACATAAGATTCTTTCCTGATGGTCATGTGATGATGTTGACAACCCCTGAGGAGCCTCAATCTATAGTTCCCCGTTTAAGAACTAGGAATACCAGAACGGATGCAATTCTACTGGGTCATTATCGCTTGTCACAAGATGCAGACAATCAGACCAAAGTATTTGCtgtaataact aaaaaaaaagaagaaaaacctcTCGACTATAAATACAGGTATTTTTGTCGTGTCCCtgtacaagaagcagatcacagttTTCATGTGGGGCTTCAGCTATGTTCCAGTGGCCACCAGCGGTTCAATAAACTTATCTGGATCCATCATTCTTGTCACATTACTTACAAATCAACTGGTGAGACTGCAGTGAGTGCTTTTGAGATTGACAAGATGTACACCCCTTTGTTCTTTGCCAGAGTGAGGAGCTACACTGCTTTCTCAGAAAGGCCTCTGTAG